A stretch of the Theileria equi strain WA chromosome 1, complete sequence genome encodes the following:
- a CDS encoding hypothetical protein (encoded by transcript BEWA_028820A), which yields MDGLVVDIHNRCTRICRCIQEKHLLTASTGSLKGFPGLKYCTHEVLSKNIKLSDVTWNGEKLEVLKYIDQFRDVESITTYYYSKRPAAFIRKPLLIRVKDDGYKTRWYENVGSHANKKWRRLYKYECEEYPEDYKNISNTPLYEKLKVLTCGLHLGHAVHIDTIQEKHKVHCDICLLETEVKVNEEIVNGTWVYKKRSYSSLVDGCVFVYNRRPLSFRKRSSKTWKGYFIPIQIDENVTRVSVYYWKGDCGCKNPLLLEIVGKFGYSVWLENFSKDEKTGEPKHDKWKFVNPNLPGGDLSKNNEDLKTRLDALSCIYNGTVKINLGVTICHDPQFSSAHKNRISYSYDGILNTYPPIYSHTYEPNDESNRKPFNVSEIYVMGTKQKFKGNIPPFNDVKKLIAYVSPCDKDNPLLIFVESGSSMGNKWYKKVKSDVTWDEHEGFSGDKSTIEGFFRRLSTSMTIGACNVSTSTFRIKLKLTESPVKGQPSITYYDTSSREAKDTPIIVTKDTENVPRGFFKNIHKATTNSGHFTLNRQSQAGGDIGSGTQNQIDGVEYVEVHFWNEQPNKPILVTVIRGDGQEYIRHGRGPSYGNARWILDQVEGLNEQEALDHQNCRLNNVIPIDLSDPKNIKQFHSNKKNSTCLKGISVNKFSGLSNLTSEAQTVYEVKSYKLDSGKGISRVTYKSKPTNIPPYNDPGLILNIYYWNKRQDVPLIVEFKPKAGEKSTWYENLGKDLEHKIWKPVGEKEAEKFYENHGQNLTEKFTKKLDEVNCIVHGIVQVDISRQYGKYCHDRCSPRRIKVVTLSKEKIHGYTIYEHTPADKNQNTLMVSSIVYYGKEQHLGSIGLPKEISKVKVYFPNCPGGAPVAIEIEDNGGTEIWLEKTKDNDNWKETNKDFKDTQNNSEKIRNLLNEIKQNTKACNSPKVLNVPSLPQVQTGDQNTDNVDKEDVLKKFFTDDAGDDQDVEGNLDNNEHEDEIIKTYVAQDDLLKSAIVVPNPVVDPTVHLQSSDPGFLVVTSPPGVIIDIKQDLCDKRESGYESYKSGDDDIQLVKSMDPRDSGFYRFTHFLYDGNPFKVKEVKHDRNVTDIIPKEPIYYYSVWYWKHDKDMTNPLLVEIEKDDYTYKYHAAKEKNGASWDISKSDDSLTGEPLEQKLDDLNCQLNKAVTIDLTESRKSGESYCCKNGHNRISVNSGSASSNNSDFITYYIHAITGSDHKFAKIKYYCNGDKEQRRYIKPSAWKEYITGQVYVYVYYCNGNPAVIYVRSTGISTFNGWYKRKEINNYDSDWSKILQVGHTTPEKIAGDMKCVDFGKLNDTLKGLGCQSKTCNKPSSYATQGGSSIGVASVVSTPPQVTIQLEKTKEANNQGGTTYYGYTTGTNTIKVTESPYPPGPLQGSQDFLRYEHKDSTESPFTLLKVLDDNKNDVINVQVENATLVHAYYWRHDNNGPGGTPNKALLVEVVTKDHSGNNYTYYSSNKDNKWTEYSATNSKYGLGQAELVAKLTLLNCEINDVVQIDVSKIADYYHYNTDPKHENGYTKKIKVSEVGQELLGNYTAYEHTPNSDAYIEGYDRKFNISGFTNERTPITLSNFSLPIRKAERVVVYFCKSEVTSTTTAENPILIYVPDAEDGRKWLKKKDGTWKADINLNNTTDSNIQKVVRVLDKLESKCKPPKITIKINGRGKPNGKYEYKSDSNQIVVQNGPASGISDFTEYTHKVLGREDSYFTIKEFQYNKPTTEELDPMYRVTSVSVYYWTILEQDSNWRSKSRPLLVKVTQQKPTGIGENIAYYENTGEKGNLNWQYATGDLPNQLEAKLKLLNCRLNHAVVIDVSQKDNPGYYDACENDDDNLDGSHGERMEVKKDKDDMGKLDNYQVYNHTLNNGSGIFHIVSFRDTSGSLSLPGAMIPILDVTAFKVYFCEKGESTPLLIYYKGVNYGFTGRNRNPKWYKYQNIDGISTWKQELKEAPSTIKDYKSILQVLNGLKSPCTYETASPTTPAEPGKTEAFADVASGGILTVLTGAGTYGGPLAGSAATFFAGWKLYKNFKGDPWVRQI from the coding sequence ATGGACGGACTAGTTGTAGATATACATAATAGATGTACCAGAATATGTAGGTGTATACAGGAAAAACACCTGTTAACCGCTTCGACAGGATCTCTGAAAGGATTTCCTGGTTTGAAATACTGTACTCATGAGGTTCTTtcaaaaaatatcaaaCTCTCCGATGTTACTTggaatggagaaaaacTTGAAGTGCTAAAATATATTGACCAGTTTAGAGATGTAGAGTCCATAACTACTTATTACTATTCGAAACGCCCAGCTGCCTTTATAAGGAAGCCTCTCCTGATAAGGGTCAAAGATGATGGTTATAAAACACGTTGGTACGAAAATGTTGGAAGCCATGCCAACAAGAAATGGAGGAGACTTTATAAATACGAATGTGAGGAGTATCCTGAAGATTATAAAAACATCTCAAATACTCCATTGTATGAAAAATTAAAGGTATTAACATGCGGATTACATCTCGGTCACGCAGTACACATTGATACTATTCAAGAGAAACATAAAGTACACTGTGACATTTGCCTTTTAGAGACAGAGGTAAAAGTTAATGAGGAGATTGTAAATGGCACTTGGGTATATAAGAAGCGTAGCTATAGTAGCTTAGTTGATGGTTGTGTCTTTGTCTACAATAGGAGGCCACTATCCTTTCGAAAGCGGTCCTCAAAAACTTGGAAAGGATACTTTATCCCAATTCAAATAGACGAAAATGTTACTAGAGTATCagtatattactggaaagGGGATTGTGGTTGTAAGAATCCATTGTTGCTGGAAATTGTGGGTAAATTTGGTTATTCTGTTTGGCTCGAGAATTTTAGTAAGGATGAGAAAACTGGAGAACCTAAGCATGATAAGTGGAAGTTTGTTAATCCAAATCTACCGGGTGGAGATCTTTCTAAAAACAATGAAGATCTTAAAACTAGATTGGATGCTCTTAGTTGTATATACAACGGGACGGTGAAGATTAACCTTGGAGTCACAATTTGCCACGACCCACAATTTTCTAGCGCACATAAAAACAGGATAAGTTATTCATATGATGGGATACTAAATACATATCCACCCATATATAGTCACACATATGAGCCAAATGATGAATCAAATAGGAAGCCCTTTAATGTATCCGAGATTTATGTCATGGGTACAAAACAGAAGTTCAAAGGAAATATTCCACCATTTAATGACGTTAAGAAGCTTATTGCCTACGTATCTCCTTGTGATAAAGATAATCCATTGCTTatatttgtggaatctgGAAGTAGTATGGGTAATAAGTGGTACAAGAAAGTAAAGAGTGATGTTACTTGGGATGAACATGAAGGATTTTCTGGTGATAAGTCCACTATCGAGGGTTTTTTCCGCCGACTAAGTACTTCTATGACAATAGGAGCTTGTAATGTTTCAACTTCAACATTTCGTATTAAACTTAAGCTTACAGAAAGTCCGGTAAAAGGACAACCCTCTATTACATATTATGACACGTCTAGCAGAGAAGCTAAGGATACTCCAATTATTGTAACCAAGGATACTGAAAATGTACCTAGAGGTTTCttcaaaaatattcataagGCAACTACTAATAGTGGACATTTTACCTTAAATAGACAATCGCAAGCGGGGGGTGATATAGGCTCAGGAACACAAAACCAGATAGATGGTGTAGAATATGTGGAAGTACACTTTTGGAATGAACAACCCAATAAACCTATCCTTGTTACTGTAATCAGGGGGGATGGTCAAGAATATATACGCCATGGTAGGGGTCCGAGTTATGGCAATGCAAGGTGGATATTAGATCAAGTGGAAGGTCTGAACGAACAAGAAGCTTTGGACCATCAAAACTGTCGACTCAACAATGTTATTCCAATCGACCTAAGTGATCCTAAAAATATTAAACAATTCCACTCTAATAAAAAAAACTCTACCTGTCTAAAAGGTATTTCAGTAAATAAATTCTCTGGACTATCAAATCTCACATCTGAAGCCCAAACTGTCTATGAAGTTAAATCCTATAAACTAGACAGTGGTAAGGGAATATCTAGGGTGACTTATAAATCTAAACCTACCAACATTCCTCCATATAATGACCCTGGGTTAATATTGAACatttactactggaataaAAGGCAAGATGTTCCACTTATCGTTGAGTTTAAACCTAAGGCTGGAGAAAAATCTACTtggtatgagaatcttggcAAAGATCTGGAGcacaaaatttggaaacCTGTAGGCGAGAAAGAAGCCGAGAAGTTTTATGAAAATCATGGTCAAAACCTTACCGAGAAATTCACTAAAAAGTTAGATGAGGTTAACTGTATAGTGCATGGAATTGTTCAAGTAGATATTTCACGACAATATGGAAAGTATTGCCATGATAGATGTAGTCCTAGGAGGATAAAGGTGGTCACCCTTTCTAAAGAAAAGATTCATGGGTATACCATTTATGAACACACCCCTGCAGACAAAAACCAGAACACGTTAATGGTATCATCAATTGTATATTACGGTAAGGAACAACACCTAGGAAGTATTGGTCTACCTAAAGAAATTTCCAAGGTTAAGGTATATTTCCCAAATTGTCCCGGAGGTGCTCCAGTTGCCATTGAAATTGAGGATAATGGAGGAACTGAAATTTGGCTTGAGAAGACAAAGGATAACGACAACTGGAAAGAGACCAATAAAGACTTTAAAGACACCCAAAACAACTCTGAAAAAATTAGGAATCTTCTAAATGAGATCAAACAAAATACAAAGGCATGTAATTCACCTAAGGTACTTAATGTACCATCTCTACCTCAGGTACAAACCGGAGACCAGAATACGGATAATGtggataaagaagatgttttgaaaaaattttttacTGATGATGCTGGAGATGACCAAGATGTTGAAGGTAATCTTGATAATAATGAGCATGAAGATGAAATCATAAAAACATATGTAGCTCAAGATGATTTGTTAAAATCTGCTATTGTGGTTCCAAATCCAGTAGTTGATCCAACCGTTCATCTACAATCATCCGATCCAGGTTTTCTTGTAGTAACATCTCCACCTGGTGTTATCATAGACATAAAGCAGGATCTTTGTGATAAAAGAGAATCTGGATATGAATCGTATAAGTCCGGAGATGACGATATTCAGCTAGTTAAGTCTATGGACCCCCGAGACTCCGGATTCTACAGATTCACACATTTTTTATATGATGGCAATCCTTTCAAGGTTAAGGAAGTCAAACACGATAGAAATGTGACAGATATAATACCTAAAGAACCTATTTACTACTACTCAGTATGGTATTGGAAACATGACAAGGATATGACAAATCCCTTATTAGTAGAAATTGAGAAAGATGATTACACATACAAATATCATGCCGCTAAAGAAAAAAATGGAGCTAGTTGGGACATATCTAAATCTGACGATTCACTCACCGGTGAGCCCCTTGAACAGAAGCTCGATGACCTTAACTGCCAGCTCAACAAAGCAGTTACTATAGATCTTACTGAGTCTAGGAAAAGTGGAGAGTCATATTGTTGCAAAAATGGGCATAATAGAATTTCTGTTAATTCTGGCTCAGCGTCTTCCAACAATTCTGACTTTATTACATATTACATACATGCAATTACTGGTAGCGATCATAAGTTTGCTAAGATCAAATATTATTGCAATGGTGATAAAGAGCAGAGAAGGTATATTAAGCCATCTGCTTGGAAGGAATATATTACTGGGCAAGTTTATGTCTATGTCTACTACTGTAACGGTAACCCTGCAGTCATATATGTTAGATCAACTGGAATATCTACATTTAATGGATGGTATAAGAGAAAGGAGATAAACAATTATGATAGTGACTGGTCGAAAATTCTACAAGTTGGCCATACAACACCTGAAAAGATTGCTGGTGACATGAAATGTGTTGATTTTGGAAAGCTGAATGATACACTTAAAGGTCTTGGATGTCAAAGTAAAACTTGTAACAAGCCGTCTTCATATGCTACGCAAGGTGGAAGCTCCATAGGTGTAGCCTCAGTGGTTTCAACTCCACCACAAGTAACCATTCAGCTTGAAAAAACCAAAGAGGCAAATAATCAAGGGGGTACTACTTATTATGGATATACTACTGGAACCAATACCATTAAAGTCACAGAATCTCCCTATCCTCCTGGTCCTCTACAAGGATCTCAGGACTTCCTCAGGTATGAACATAAAGATTCTACTGAATCACCATTCACACTTTTAAAAGTACTAGATGATAATAAGAATGATGTCATAAATGTACAGGTGGAAAATGCTACTTTAGTTCATGCCTATTACTGGCGACATGACAATAATGGTCCTGGTGGGACACCTAATAAAGCTCTCTTGGTAGAAGTGGTCACAAAGGACCACTCTGGAAATAATTATACTTATTACTCATCTAATAAGGATAATAAATGGACTGAATATAGTGCAACCAATTCCAAGTATGGACTTGGTCAGGCTGAATTAGTGGCTAAGCTCACCTTGCTCAATTGTGAGATCAATGATGTTGTTCAAATAGATGTTAGTAAGATTGCTGATTATTATCATTATAATACTGACCCTAAACACGAAAATGGTTATACTAAAAAAATTAAGGTTAGTGAGGTAGGTCAAGAACTGCTTGGAAATTACACTGCTTATGAGCATACTCCAAATTCTGATGCTTATATTGAAGGTTATGATAGAAAGTTCAACATCTCTGGTTTCACAAATGAAAGAACTCCTATAACACTATCTAATTTTTCACTACCCATCAGGAAAGCTGAAAGAGTAGTTGTTTACTTCTGCAAAAGTGAAGTTACTAGTACTACTACGGCAGAAAATCCTATCCTCATTTATGTACCAGATGCAGAAGATGGGAGGAAATGGCTTAAAAAGAAAGATGGCACTTGGAAGGCAGATATTAATTTAAATAATACTACAGATTCTAACATTCAAAAGGTTGTTAGAGTACTTGATAAGCTTGAAAGCAAGTGTAAACCACCGAAAATAACTATTAAAATAAATGGGAGGGGAAAACCTAATGGAAAGTACGAGTATAAAAGTGACTCGAACCAGATTGTTGTACAGAATGGTCCAGCTTCAGGTATATCTGACTTTACCGAATACACTCACAAGGTACTAGGTAGAGAAGATAGTTACTTTACCATTAAGGAATTCCAATATAATAAACCTACCACAGAAGAGTTAGATCCAATGTATAGAGTTACATCTGTTTCAgtctattactggactATTCTAGAGCAGGACTCTAACTGGAGGAGTAAGAGTAGACCTCTTCTTGTCAAAGTCACTCAGCAGAAGCCTACTGGCATAGGAGAGAATATAGCTTACTATGAGAATACTGGGGAGAAGGGAAACTTGAATTGGCAGTATGCTACTGGAGATCTACCTAACCAACTTGAAGCAAAGCTTAAACTGCTGAACTGTAGGCTTAATCATGCAGTAGTTATAGATGTCTCACAGAAGGATAATCCTGGCTACTATGACGCTtgtgaaaatgatgatgaTAATCTGGATGGTTCCCATGGTGAAAGAATGGAAGTTAAGAAGGATAAAGATGACATGGGTAAACTAGACAACTACCAGGTTTATAATCATACTCTCAATAACGGATCTGGGATATTTCACATAGTAAGCTTTAGAGATACTTCTGGTTCCCTATCATTACCCGGAGCAATGATACCAATTCTTGACGTTACCGCTTTTAAGGTCTACTTCTGCGAAAAAGGCGAGAGTACTCCACTTTTAATATATTATAAGGGAGTTAATTATGGATTTACTGGTAGAAATAGAAATCCTAAGTGGTATAAATATCAAAACATTGATGGTATCAGTACATGGAAACAAGAACTGAAAGAAGCTCCATCTACCATAAAAGATTACAAATCGATCCTCCAAGTACTCAATGGTCTTAAAAGTCCCTGTACTTATGAAACTGCTTCTCCTACTACTCCTGCCGAACCTGGTAAAACTGAAGCTTTTGCTGATGTAGCCTCTGGTGGTATTCTTACTGTTCTCACTGGTGCTGGTACATATGGTGGCCCTCTTGCTGGATCCgctgcaacattttttgctggatggaaactctataagaactttaaaggagatccttgggttaggCAGATTTAg
- a CDS encoding signal peptide-containing protein (encoded by transcript BEWA_028840A) encodes MKAVAVLFALALCGAAHSGLVLDLANPDEGSLTVKKGAHFGLVTLECTPKEGTVLGKVVEGGLLVHKVGEGENVLDALLFSKDEASLLLRLLVSVGGKTEFKHFHKVGEKWELLKERKDFYELLKGLEGQEVPAGDLEEGVLLDG; translated from the coding sequence ATGAAGGCTGTTGCTGTGCTTTTTGCTTTAGCTCTATGCGGAGCTGCTCATTCCGGACTCGTTCTCGACCTCGCCAATCCTGATGAAGGTAGTCTCACTGTCAAGAAGGGAGCTCACTTTGGACTAGTCACTCTCGAATgtactccaaaggaaggCACTGTACTTGGAAAAGTTGTGGAAGGTGGATTGTTGGTACACAAGGTCGGCGAAGGTGAAAATGTCTTGGATGCTTTGCTATTCTCCAAGGATGAAGCTTCACTCCTTCTTCGTCTTCTTGTTTCAGTTGGCGGAAAGACAGAGTTCAAGCACTTTCATAAGGTCGGAGAAAAGTGGGAACTTTTAAAAGAGAGAAAAGACTTTTATGAACTCCTCAAGGGACTTGAGGGTCAAGAGGTTCCAGCTGGAGATCTAGAAGAGGGTGTCTTACTTGATGGCTAA
- a CDS encoding hypothetical protein (encoded by transcript BEWA_028850A) has product MEDDQGIIIELKNKPTADGTEEYPGTSTGGRKIKVSRTPYPTGSDFYRYTYTLETEQNFTLKEIQDDQTSKKLEGIPETRGVTSVDAYYWKHENGGPKTALLVKVVTAAGDTGTKYYGNVKNANGNEWIVLRGAGGSQPPLINGDIERTLDDLVCSNYGGVTVDLSKGTSEYHGRSSKQPYCCRCHDGKERKITVTIGGITVDNVKRAEYYKHTITNPKHKLARIRYYDKGVGPDLKKTNDPDKRRRIKPTGLDFTTSDIRSVYAFNCGGNPVLIYIEGNEYRGTNRWYKKPTGDSNDSGNEEWTPVPSLNITPSNFSTLTCNQWTALRKELMSAGCTKLEECPPPPKPPGPAADLSDQVPDTESETKILLQGTPVAQMAEDAPDGEGSGSGARGGEENGGVELRQKQEAAGIEDEREKKEPLSQPGPEPKIHNAGPSPVVTPQQLNSSILAVPTCGPTTPGAYVPICVPNGPMVALLGAPGSGVQEHPEVSDILSEKKEGTKEETPVKRSRSPSPKPKSRRGSQDEEPKNQDMEQKDKGLELQGEVAKDLKEKTESAKPPEQESRAGKLRAGEKSGQEQSHTENEPEEQLSECQANEEKKDGKNEDDNGNDHDADRVSDATGLPSGGDAHGTSTGPATLGGPKTVPPVATEGTEPAAPGSAQPLLAESATGILAGAGYFFATSAGSGATFFGGWKLYNKFKGDPWVRQI; this is encoded by the coding sequence ATGGAGGATGATCAAGGAATAATCATTGAGCTCAAAAACAAGCCAACGGCTGATGGTACTGAGGAATACCCAGGAACTTCTACTGGAGGTAGGAAAATTAAAGTCTCAAGAACTCCCTATCCTACTGGATCTGACTTCTATAGGTATACTTATACTCTTGAGACTGAACAAAACTTTACATTAAAAGAGATCCAAGATGATCAGACTAGTAAAAAATTAGAAGGTATCCCTGAGACAAGGGGTGTAACCTCAGTTGATGCCTACTACTGGAAACATGAGAATGGTGGGCCTAAGACAGCTCTGCTAGTGAAAGTAGTCACCGCTGCTGGAGATACTGGAACCAAGTATTATGGCAATGTAAAGAATGCTAATGGTAATGAGTGGATTGTACTAAGAGGGGCTGGAGGCTCTCAGCCTCCACTTATCAATGGTGACATTGAAAGGACACTTGATGACCTAGTCTGTTCTAACTATGGTGGAGTAACCGTAGATCTTAGCAAGGGTACGTCAGAGTACCATGGCAGAAGCAGTAAACAGCCATATTGTTGCCGTTGCCATGATGGCAAAGAGCGAAAGATCACTGTTACTATTGGGGGTATCACGGTAGATAATGTCAAAAGGGCTGAATACTACAAGCACACCATTACAAATCCTAAGCATAAACTTGCAAGAATAAGGTACTACGATAAGGGTGTAGGTCCTGATCTCAAGAAGACTAATGACCCCGATAaaagaagacgtataaagCCTACCGGACTAGACTTTACAACCTCTGACATAAGAAGTGTCTATGCGTTTAACTGCGGAGGAAATCCAGTATTGATATATATCGAAGGTAATGAATACCGTGGAACAAATAGATGGTACAAGAAGCCTACGGGCGATAGTAATGATAGTGGCAATGAAGAGTGGACACCAGTTCCAAGCCTCAACATAACACCCAGCAATTTCAGTACTCTGACATGTAACCAATGGACCGCTCTTAGAAAGGAGCTAATGAGCGCTGGATGTACAAAGTTGGAAGAATGTCCTCCACCACCTAAACCTCCTGGTCCTGCTGCTGATTTATCTGACCaagttcctgatacagagtctgagactaagattctTCTGCAAGGTACTCCTGTAgctcaaatggctgaagatgctcCAGATGGTGAAGGGTCAGGCTCTGGTGCCAGAGGTGGTGAAGAAAATGGAGGAGTAGAACTAAGACAAAAACAAGAAGCAGCTGGGATTGAAGATGAGAGAGAAAAGAAAGAACCCCTATCTCAACCTGGACCTGAACCTAAAATTCATAATGCTGGTCCATCTCCTGTAGTTACTCCTCAACAACTTAACTCATCTATACTAGCTGTTCCTACTTGTGGACCTACTACTCCTGGTGCTTATGTTCCTATTTGTGTTCCTAATGGACCTATGGTTGCCCTTCTAGGTGCTCCCGGTTCTGGAGTTCAAGAGCATCCTGAAGTATCAGATATTCTCTCTGAGAAAAAGGAGGGAACGAAAGAGGAAACTCCAGTGAAAAGGAGTCGTAGTCCAAGCCCAAAACCAAAATCTCGTAGAGGTTCCCAAGATGAGGAACCGAAGAATCAGGACATGGAGCAAAAGGATAAAGGCTTAGAGCTCCAAGGGGAGGTTGCCAAAGATCTTAAAGAGAAAACAGAGTCTGCTAAACCTCCAGAACAAGAATCACGAGCAGGAAAACTACGTGCTGGGGAAAAATCAGGACAAGAACAATCACACACTGAAAATGAGCCTGAAGAACAACTATCTGAATGCCAAGCtaatgaagaaaagaaagatggtaagaatgaggatgatAATGGTAATGATCATGATGCTGATAGAGTCTCTGATGCTACTGGTCTACCTAGTGGTGGAGATGCTCATGGAACTTCTACTGGTCCTGCTACCCTTGGAGGACCTAAAACTGTTCCTCCTGTTGCTACTGAAGGCACTGAACCTGCTGCTCCTGGATCTGCTCAACCTCTTCTTGCTGAATCTGCTACTGGTATTCTCGCTGGCGCTGGATACTTCTTTGCTACTTCTGCAGGGTCTGgcgcaacattttttggaggctggaaactctataataagtttaaaggagacccttgggttagacagatttag
- a CDS encoding hypothetical protein (encoded by transcript BEWA_028830A), whose product MKNVNDGTPATGNDPNSFWHGYINGDNGNEIKAEGSNNEKGLGKLLSELNQNNGVLDSNNFSQLGDLVKSLQSDYPNYDYQPQKSTSNVEGPMGVGKSRPTDVPKYSPPVPLFGNRKAHIPKPYDQTEILLG is encoded by the exons ATGAAGAACGTTAATGATGGAACTCCTGCTACCGGTAACGACCCTAATAGCTTCTGGCATGGGTACATAAATGGAGATAACGGTAATGAGATAAAAGCTGAAGGCAGTAATAATGAAAAAGGACTAGGTAAACTGCTTTCTGAGCTTAATCagaataatggagtacttGACAGCAATAACTTCTCTCAACTTGGTGACCTAGTGAAGAGTCTCCAATCTGATTATCCTAATTATGACTATC AGCCACAAAAGTCAACGTCTAATGTGGAAGGACCAATGGGTGTGGGTAAAAGCAGACCTACTGATGTCCCTAAATACAGCCCTCCCGTACCGTTATTTGGCAATCGCAAGGCCCACATTCCAAAACCCTATGATCAAACAGAAATACTACTAGGCTAA